The genomic DNA ATGAATATTTCTTTCTACTTCCATTTTCTAGTTATTTCGTTCACGGCATTTCGGGCAGGGCCAGGTCGGTATTACTTCATCAAAGATTTTAAGATGATAATATTTTGGATATTTTTTTGCATAAACATGTAATTTTAGCATGTTTTGTTTACACTTAATTTATGTTATAATAAATATCATAATAATTCAACAATAAGAAATTAAAATAAATGAATAAATCCCAGATTTCTGTTTTAGGACTTTTAATAGTCCTACTATTTTCGGGGCAATTAGTATTTGCTCAAGATGAAAACATAACCTTAAAAGAAGCACCACTAAATAAAGAATACAGCATTAGGCTAGATAAGGAAACTATAGCAAAGGGCTATACGGTAACCGCATTTGATAAGTTAAAATTATCTCTGGTTCCAGGAATTCTAAATGAGGCAACACCAGTTGAAGTGATAGAGCTAAACGAAGAGATGCCAATGCCATGGCAATTTGAAAAAATAAGCAATATATATCAGTTTGAGTTTACAAACAAACTCGCCTACGACAATCACAAACCTTTTTATATTGAATTTCATTATGAAGAGTTAGATGGAGGATATAAGCAAGTTTATTTTTTTGACAAGAATTTTGGTTCATGGAGGCCACTTCCAACAAAAGATTATCCAGAAGAAAAATTCGTTCGTTCTTTGATTCATTTGCCCTATGCTCGCATCGCAGTTTTTTCAGACAACAAAAGAATGACCAGTGGAGAAGCTAGTTGGTATGCATATAAGGGAGGGAATTTTGCAGCGTCACCTGATTTTCCAAAAGGTTCAATTCTTAGAGTGACTAATACTTATAATAATAAATATGTAGATGTTGTAGTGAATGACTATGGTCCCGATAGAAGCATTTTCCCGGACAGGGCGATAGATTTAGATAAATTAGCTTTTGCAAAAATTTCACCACTTGGAGCAGGGATTATTGATGTTAAAATTGAACCATTAAAAATACTCTCAGATGCTGACGGGAGAGTAGTTGGAGTGAGCGCTCAAGGAGCCCGAGAAGAGCCTGATATTAGCTCTAGAGCAGCTATAATTTACAATGAAGAAACAGAAGAAATTCTATTCAAAAAAAAGGCAACGACTACAATGCCTTTGGCAAGCCTAACAAAACTAGTTGCTATGAAGATTTTTCTGGACACTAAGCCAAGTTTAAATCAGGTGGTTGAGTATAAATATCAAGATGAAGCGTATAATTATGAATGGGTAAAATCATGGGAGTCGGCAAGACTGAAGGTTGAAGAAGGTGAAACAATGACAATCGAAGATCTTGTTTATTCATCCTTGGTGGGATCAGCGAATAATACAATAGAGAGTTTAGTTAGAGTTAGTGGTTTGCCACGTGACACTTTTATAAAAAAAATGAATGATACAGTTAAGTCTTGGGGGGCAAGTTCAACTGTATTTCTTGAGCCAACTGGTCTTTCTCCTGAGAATATGACAACTGCTTATGACTATGCTTTAATAACCAAGCAAGTATTTAAAAATCCTATAATACAAAAAGCAAGCACAATGCCTAAATACGAATTTTATACAGAAAACACAGAGGACTATCATAGATTGGTTAATACAAATAATCTAGTAAGACATTCCCATCTTAATTACGATATTACGGGATCAAAAACAGGATATCTTCACGAAGCGCTCCATTGTTTGATGGTTCGTCTAAAAGATGCTAACGGTGATCAGCTAGTAGTTGTTACTCTTGGATCAGAGACGAAAGATATTAGTTTAAATGAGACACAAGAGTTAATGGATTTTGCATTAAAAATCAATAATTAGAATGATAAAATTAGAAAACGTTACAAAACTTTATAATAAATATAAAGCCCTCGACAGGGTTAGTCTTCATATAAAACCAGGGGAGTTTGTTTCTTTGGTGGGTCAGTCTGGAACAGGAAAAACAACTATTGTTAAATCTTTGATTGGAGAGGAAAAAATACAAAATGGGAAAGTTGTCGTAGGTGGATGGGATATTACAGATATTCGCAACAGAGAAGTTCCTTATTTAAGAAGACAGATTGGGGTTATTTTTCAGGATTTCAAATTATTACCCAAAAAGACCTTGTATGAAAATGTTGCTTTTGCGATGCAGGTTTGCGGGGTGGGATCAAAAAGAATAAGAACAATCGTCCCTCATGTTATGAAGATAGTTGGTCTTGATCAAAAAATGCATAGATATCCTTTTGAGGTATCTGGTGGAGAGCAACAAAGAGCTGCCATCGCTAGAGCATTGGTGCATAGACCAAAAATACTTCTTGCCGATGAGCCAACAGGAAATCTAGATTCAATCAATGCTAATGATATTATCGATTTGCTTTTGCG from Patescibacteria group bacterium includes the following:
- a CDS encoding ATP-binding cassette domain-containing protein — its product is MIKLENVTKLYNKYKALDRVSLHIKPGEFVSLVGQSGTGKTTIVKSLIGEEKIQNGKVVVGGWDITDIRNREVPYLRRQIGVIFQDFKLLPKKTLYENVAFAMQVCGVGSKRIRTIVPHVMKIVGLDQKMHRYPFEVSGGEQQRAAIARALVHRPKILLADEPTGNLDSINANDIIDLLLRINKFGTTVVLVTHNREIVNKLKRRVIVLDNGLVISDEEIGKYVL
- a CDS encoding serine hydrolase, which produces MNKSQISVLGLLIVLLFSGQLVFAQDENITLKEAPLNKEYSIRLDKETIAKGYTVTAFDKLKLSLVPGILNEATPVEVIELNEEMPMPWQFEKISNIYQFEFTNKLAYDNHKPFYIEFHYEELDGGYKQVYFFDKNFGSWRPLPTKDYPEEKFVRSLIHLPYARIAVFSDNKRMTSGEASWYAYKGGNFAASPDFPKGSILRVTNTYNNKYVDVVVNDYGPDRSIFPDRAIDLDKLAFAKISPLGAGIIDVKIEPLKILSDADGRVVGVSAQGAREEPDISSRAAIIYNEETEEILFKKKATTTMPLASLTKLVAMKIFLDTKPSLNQVVEYKYQDEAYNYEWVKSWESARLKVEEGETMTIEDLVYSSLVGSANNTIESLVRVSGLPRDTFIKKMNDTVKSWGASSTVFLEPTGLSPENMTTAYDYALITKQVFKNPIIQKASTMPKYEFYTENTEDYHRLVNTNNLVRHSHLNYDITGSKTGYLHEALHCLMVRLKDANGDQLVVVTLGSETKDISLNETQELMDFALKINN